Within the Sulfurospirillum barnesii SES-3 genome, the region CACAGGGTCGATGCCAAAATCACTTAAATTTCGCTCAACAAAAGAGGCAAGTTCTCCCTCTTCTTTTAATGCATATTTGAGTTTACCGCTCTCTTTAAAGTTGGTCGCAAGCCTGACCACACGTGCGGTAAATTCAACGCCGTGAACCATCGCAAAGTGGCGTGCAAGGGCAAATGAACCCCTGCCTGCTCCACAACCAATCTCAAGGGCTTTGCCTTTGTTTCCACCCAAAGCTATGCAAAATTGCGCCATTGCTTCGTAATAATTGGACTCTTTTTGTCCAAAATGAGCATCACAGATTTGAGAGAGCGCAAAATCCGTTTCATAAAAAACGGAGCTTGTTTCCACCGCTTCACTAGATTCGATATAGCGAAAACCCGCATGTTGGTAAAAATGACGACGAAAGGCGTAACGAGACGCCCTTATAATTTCATTTCCCGTGCTGATCCACGAACCGCCTTTGATGATGTTGTGTCTGTCATCAAACGTCGGAACGGAGAAATCATCGTAAAGAGGATGCACAGCAAAGCCATCAAAGCCATTCATCGGCGTTTCGCTCCACTGCCATACATTGCCGATGACATCGTAAAACTCGCCAAAGGCAAAGGTATCCACAGGCACGCTTGAGGCAAAATATTCTAGGTTGATATTGGCAGGTGCTTTGTCCCAAAACGGCTCATCTACCTTTACATGTAAGTCTCGAAGAACGTACCACTCTTCCTCGCTTGGGAGGCGAATAGACTTACCTTCTTTCGCACTTTTCCAATTGCAAAACGCTTTGGCTTCAAGGTAGTTAATCTCCACGGGCCAACTCCACGGCATCGGGATTTCTTCCGCCATTAAACGTAAACGATAGCCTTTTTCATCTTTGCGCCAGAACAGAGGCATGGTCGCATTTTTATACTGTTTCCACTTCCAGCCCTCTTCATTCCAAAAACGCTCATTTTCATACCCACCTTCTTCCATAAAGCCCAAAAACTCGGCATTACTCACAAGGTATTTGGACGCTTTAAAGTCCTTGACTTCTTTTACATGTAAACCGTATTCGTTATCCCAACCGTACAGCGCATCGTCTCTTTTTTTCTCCAAACGAAGTGTGCTACCTTTTACGCTTATCAGTTCATTTTCCACAACAGGCGTATCGAGTGGACATGTTTTCCAAAAATCGCTCGGCTTCACACGCTCAAGCGGCAATTGACGAATCAACACCGATGACGTCTCTAAATGAATACGCTCATGCTCAATGCCCATCATAATCGCCCAAAACGGGCTCTCCCACGAAATGGGCATGGAAAGTGGCAACGTGTCAATGAGTTCTAAAATTTTAGCTTTGACCTGCTCTCGATACGCACGAATTTCAGCAATGCGAGGCCATTTGTAATGCGATTGGTTCAAATCATCCCAACTCATCTCATCCACACCAATCGCAAAAATCGACTCGAATATTGGATTGATACGCTTATCAATCAGCTTAGCAAGCACCAATTTATTGATAAAAAAGGTCGCCGTATGACCAAAGTAAAACACCAAGGGGTGACGCAGAGGATCGGCGGTGAGGTAGTAACTCTCATCATCGCTCAAAAGTTCAAAAAGCCTCTCATACACCGTGTAGGTTTTGAGAAAATAGTCTCTAATTTCCGCTCGTTTTTGTTCAGCACTTCCTTCATTGAGAAGAATATTGCGTGTGGGAATAAGTTGCATCTTATGCCTTTAAACTCTCTTGAATTGCTTTAATGTCTTTAATCGCCAAAGCCAAATCATCAAGATCTAGCATATTAGGACCATCACACAGCGCTTCGCACGGGCTAAAATGGGTTTCAAAGAAAAAGCCATCGACCCCAACCGCCGCTGCTGCTCGTGAAAGCGGACGGACAAATTCACGTTTTCCACCACTTTTTCCCCCTTCCGCTCCTGGCATTTGCACCGAATGGGTTGCATCAAAAACCACAGGAGCAAATTCTCTCATAATGCCAAAACTGCGCATATCCACCACCAAATTGCCATAGCCAAACGTACTGCCACGCTCGGTCAGCCAAATGCCTGCTTTTTTAGCGGCTTCATAACCCTCTTCCTTGACCCCTCTGGTATCTAAGATTTTTTTAACCGAATAGCGCATATCCGCAGGATTTAGAAACTGCCCTTTTTTAACATTGACCACGCATTTGGTCTGTGCGGCGGCGACTAAAAGGTCGGTCTGGCGACACAAAAACGCTGGGATTTGAAGCACATCAACGACTTCGCCCACAGGCTTTGCTTGAGTATAGTCGTGAATATCGGTTAAAAGTTTGTAGCCAAACTGAGCTCTCACCTCATCTAAAAGTTTCAATCCTTCATCCATTCCTGGACCCCTGAAACTATCGATACTCGTACGATTGGCTTTATCAAAACTGCTTTTAAAATAAAAATCTATGGTTGGATCTTCGTGATACCCTACTAATTTTTCAGCAACCCTAAACAGGTTGTCTCTGCTTTCAATAACACACGGTCCTGCAATTAAAATCACTCTTTCTCCTTTGCTACAATTATTCCGCTTAAAACGACTAAGAGTATACCAAATAGTCCTATAAAATCAGGTAGAGGATCCCCT harbors:
- the kdsA gene encoding 3-deoxy-8-phosphooctulonate synthase, with product MILIAGPCVIESRDNLFRVAEKLVGYHEDPTIDFYFKSSFDKANRTSIDSFRGPGMDEGLKLLDEVRAQFGYKLLTDIHDYTQAKPVGEVVDVLQIPAFLCRQTDLLVAAAQTKCVVNVKKGQFLNPADMRYSVKKILDTRGVKEEGYEAAKKAGIWLTERGSTFGYGNLVVDMRSFGIMREFAPVVFDATHSVQMPGAEGGKSGGKREFVRPLSRAAAAVGVDGFFFETHFSPCEALCDGPNMLDLDDLALAIKDIKAIQESLKA
- the ovoA gene encoding 5-histidylcysteine sulfoxide synthase yields the protein MQLIPTRNILLNEGSAEQKRAEIRDYFLKTYTVYERLFELLSDDESYYLTADPLRHPLVFYFGHTATFFINKLVLAKLIDKRINPIFESIFAIGVDEMSWDDLNQSHYKWPRIAEIRAYREQVKAKILELIDTLPLSMPISWESPFWAIMMGIEHERIHLETSSVLIRQLPLERVKPSDFWKTCPLDTPVVENELISVKGSTLRLEKKRDDALYGWDNEYGLHVKEVKDFKASKYLVSNAEFLGFMEEGGYENERFWNEEGWKWKQYKNATMPLFWRKDEKGYRLRLMAEEIPMPWSWPVEINYLEAKAFCNWKSAKEGKSIRLPSEEEWYVLRDLHVKVDEPFWDKAPANINLEYFASSVPVDTFAFGEFYDVIGNVWQWSETPMNGFDGFAVHPLYDDFSVPTFDDRHNIIKGGSWISTGNEIIRASRYAFRRHFYQHAGFRYIESSEAVETSSVFYETDFALSQICDAHFGQKESNYYEAMAQFCIALGGNKGKALEIGCGAGRGSFALARHFAMVHGVEFTARVVRLATNFKESGKLKYALKEEGELASFVERNLSDFGIDPVLQKVEFWQADPHNMKPYFDGYDLILANDVLDTLYDPALFLTNIKERLHVNGFLVIASSYDWDESKTPREKWLGGFKKNGEKYATFDALSEHLSPYFALHVKPVEMRLGVHESERKEVVKSLHVSVWKKKAL